ATGTACCGGGGATCATGGCGGCGCTGGTTTTGGGAACATTGCCCCTGTTGATCGCATACTTCATTTCCCAGGAAAAAGTGGTGAAGGGCCTGGCTGCCGGTGCAGTGAAGGGTTGACAGGATCGGCAGTAGAGGAATTTGTCCGCAGCCTCGCTTTCAGGTGGTGGCGATCGCCGTCCGAGTTTGCTTGCATATTCCGCGTTGGAGCGCGGTGGTGCGCGACCGGTGGATGGATGTCGGGCCCGGGAGCCCGGAGATAATGCTCCGATTTTCGGCCCTTCGGCAAGCATGCGCGGGATTCGGACGGCGGTCCGATGCGGCAGAGAGGACGGAGGAGATGTTGCCTTGCGGTTTCGCAGGGAAGAAAGAGCGGTCCGGATTTTTCGGGGCAATCCGGGATGGGCCGGTGGGGGATGGCGTTCCATCACCCCAAATTGCCGATTGGCCGGACACAGGGACGGATTTTTTTCTATGCCCTTCGGCCACCGCCGAGGGCTTTTTTCTTTGCGCTCGTCTATTCGAGGGTCACCTTTGAGTCGGAAAAGAAGTTTGAGATCGCCAACGAGGAAGCCCCCAGGGCGCTCGAATAAACGCCCAGGTTGGAGAATTCGACCCTCAGCTTTTCCCGGTGGTAAGGCATCAGCCGGTTGCTCAGGACTTTTTTGACCGGATTCACGATCCACTGCTGGGCTTTACTCAGCCGGTTGCCGATGATCACCAGTTCGGGATTGAAGCTGAGGGCGATGTTCATGATCCCGATTCCCAGGTATTCACCGATCTGGTTGAACAGATTGATCACCTCGGTGTGCCCCTCATCGGCCAGGCGGATCAAAGATTCAAGATCGATTTCCCGATTGTCCCCGCCGCGGAACATCGGCAGGGATTTCGCCTGGGACAGCAAGGCGTGCTCCGACGCGTACAGCTCCCAACATCCCTTGTTTCCGCACCGGCACTTTTTTCCGTTTACTTCGATCGTGGTGTGGCCGATCTCCCCGGAGAAGCCGGAGATTCCCTTGTACAGTTCCCCGTTCAACACGATGCCCGTTCCGATGCCGATCCCGACGCTGACATAGACGAGGTCGGAGGCTTCCCGTCCGGCTCCGTACAACTTTTCACCCAAGGCCCCCGTGTTGGCCTCGTTGTCGATCCAAACGGGCACCTGGAATTCGTTGTTGATCACCCCTTTGAGGTCCACATCCTTCCATCCCAGATTGGGAGTGAACAGGACGGTTCCGTCGTTTCCGACAATTCCGGGAATGCCGATGCCGATCCCGATAATGCCGTAGGTGCTGGAAGGGGCCTGATCGATGATCGTCCGCAGGTCTTTTTTCAGCAGGGAAAGGATTTCATCGTACGACAAATCCTGATAGAGACTCGTTTGTTCGAGGACGATATTTCCCTGCAGGTCGGTCAGCACGGTCAGCAGGTAATTGACGCCCAGGTCGACGCCGATGGAATATCCGGCCGCCTTGTTGAACATGAGCATAACGGGACGTCTCCCGCCGCTGGAGCGACCGGGACCGATTTCGTACACCAGGTTGTCTTTCATCAAGTCGTTTACGATGGTGGAGACCGTCCCCTTGGTCAACCCGGTCAATTCGGCGATCTGAGCCCGGGAGATGGGGCAATGGTTTCGGATCATTTCGAGAACGATCGATTGATTGATTTTCTTGATCAGACTTTGATCCCCAGTAACTGGCATGGACAAGCCTCACTTTCTTTGATCATTCAACCATTATACTTTACAGTATCCAATAAACTCGCGAAAAAAGCAAATGAGCCGGTGCCCCGGTATTAATTAGTTAAGTCGATAGACAAAGTTAGTCGGTTGTGTTAAGATGGGAAGAGACAGACGTTTCAGGAAAATGCGAATTGGAGGGGGTCGTGAATGAGTGGGCGGCTGTCCCGTGCTTGGGTGATTTTTGCGGCTGCAGCACTCCTTCTTCTCCTTTCTGCGTGCGGCCAGGATGTCGGTTCCGACGCCGGGGATGATAAAATCACCATCGGCATGTCGATTGATGATCTCCGGCTGGAAAGATGGCAAAAGGACCGGGACTTCTTCATCCAGAAGGCCGAAGAACTGGGAGCCGAGGTGATCGTGCAGTCCGCCAACGGGGATGATGCCAAACAGCTTGCCCAGATCGAGAACATGTTGTCGAAGGATCTGGATGTGCTCGTGATCATTCCGCACAGTTCCGATGCGATGGCCTCCGCGGTCAATCTCGCCAATCAGGAGCAGGTGCCGGTGATCGCCTACGATCGGATGATCAACAATTCCGACGTGGACCTGTACATCTCCTACGACAATGTTCGGGTGGGCGAGTTGCAGGCGCAATATCTGGTGGAAAAGGTTCCTGAGGGAAACTATTTTCTGCTCGGAGGATCTCCCACTGACAACAACGCCAAGCTGTTTCGGGAAGGGCAGATGAAGGTGCTCAAGCCCCTGGTGGACAAGGGCGACATTCAAATCGTCGGGGACCAGTGGGCCAAGGATTGGCAGGCGGATGAAGCGCTCAAGATCATGGAAAACGCCCTGACAGCCAACAAAAACAAGATCGATGCCGTGGTCGCTTCCAACGACAGCACCGCGGGAGGAGCCGTGGAAGCGCTGGCGGCTCAAAACCTGGCGGGAAAAGTGGCCATATCCGGTCAGGATGCCGATCTTGCGGCCTGTCAGCGGATTGTGGAAGGAAAACAGACGATGACGGTTTACAAGCCGATCCGGGAGCTGGCCTTTAAGGCGGCGGAGGCGGCGGTTCGGCTGGCCAGGCAGGAAAAAATCGAGACCACCGATACGGTGAACAACGGGAAAAAGGACGTTCCCGCCCTTCTGCTCTCTCCCATCGCGGTGGACCGGGAGAACATGATGGAGACGATCATCAAAGACGGATTCCATTCCTTTGATGATGTATACAAAAACGTGCCGGAGGCCGAGCGTCCGAAACGGAATTGACAAAGCCGGCCTCTTACAGGGGGGGATCCCGTGCACGTCCTGGAGATGGAAGGGATCACGAAGAAATTTCCCGGCACCCGCGCCTTGGACGGCGTCTCCTTCGCCGTGAAGAAAGGGACGATCCACGCGCTTCTCGGCGAAAACGGCGCCGGCAAATCCACTTTGATGAAAATTTTGAGCGGTGTTTACCCGGCTGGAAGTTATGAAGGGAAGATCCGGATCAACGGGGAGGAAAAACGTTTTCAAACCCCCCGCGATGCGGAAGCGGCCGGAATCGCCGTCATTCACCAGGAGTTCTCGCTCGTCGGGGAGTTGACCGTTTCGGAAAACATCTTTTTGGGCGCTGAACCCTGCAGATACGGCGTGATTGACCGGGAAGCGCTGTACGTTCGGACGAAAAAGTGGATGGACTTCCTCGGGCTGGATCTCGATCCGGAGGCGAAGGTGGGCGGTCTGGGGATCGGACAACAGCAATTGATCGAAATTGCCAAAGCGCTTTCCAAAAACGGCGACATCCTCATCCTGGACGAGCCCACTTCCGCGTTGGCCGATGAAGAGGTCCGCCGATTGATGGGGATTTTGAAGGATCTGTGCGAAAAAGGAGTCACCTGCATTTATATATCCCACAAGTTGAACGAAGTGATGGAGTTGGCGGATGCGGTCACGGTGCTCCGCGATGGAAAAGTGGTGGGCACCTCTTCAATCGAAGCATTGAGCGAAGAAAAAATCATCTCCATGATGGTCGGTAGAAAGGTTGGCGCGCTGTATCCCCAGCGGGAGGGGGTTGCGGGCGAAACGATCCTCGAAGTGAGGAATTACACGGTGTATCACCCGGTTCACAGGGAAAAAAAGGTGGTTCATGACGTGTCCTTCGCCCTGCGAAAAGGGGAGGTGCTCGGATTTGCAGGACTTGTCGGCGCGGGAAGGACCGAGCTGTTTTCCGGCATTTTCGGCGCGTACGGGGGAAAGGCGGAGGGAACGGTGCTTCTCGAGGGAAGGGAGCTCACTCTTCGCCATCCGGGGGAGGCGATCCGTCACGGCATCGTTTATCTTTCCGAGGATCGCAAACGATACGGCCTGTTTCTCGGGATGGATATCAAGAAAAACTTCTCCATGGCATCCCTGGATCGGTTGGTGAAATGCGGGATCGTCGACGAGGAGCGGGAGCTGCGGGAGGCGGAGGAGCAGGCATCCCGAATGCGGGTTAAAATGGCCGACATCGAAATGAGAATCAAGGGTTTGAGCGGCGGAAACCAGCAGAAGGTCCTCCTCGGCAAGTCCTTGATGACCCACCCGAAAGTACTGATCCTGGACGAGCCGACCCGCGGGGTGGATATCGGCGCCAAAGCGGACATTTATCAGATCATCGACGAGTTGAGTCGGGAGGGCGTGGCGGTGGTGCTGATCTCCTCCGATTTGCCGGAGGTGATCGGGATGTCGGACCGCGTCCTGGTGATGGCCGGGGGGAGACTGGTGGGAGAATTTACCCGAAAGGAAGCGACGCAGGAGAAAATCATGGCATGTGTGACGGGAGGGGGCACCTTTGCGTAAAGCGCTGTCCTTCGACATTCGAGCATACAGCTTGATCATCGCCCTGGCATTCATCGCCCTCTTGTTCACCGTTCTGACTGACGGCGATTTCTTGTCGTCCCGCAATCTGTCCAACCTGTTTCGCCAGATGTCCGTGATCTCGATTCTGGCGATCGGAATGACGTTGGTGATCATCACCGGTCACATCGATCTTTCCGTCGGCTCCCTCGTGGGATTGGCCGGCGGAATGGCCGCCATCCTGCAAGTATGGTACGGGTGGGATACGGCTGCTGTCCTCCTGTTGACGCTCCTCGCCGGCCTCCTTCTGGGGGGGTGGCAGGGATGGTGGGTGGCATACCGGGGAGTGCCTTCCTTTATTGTCACCCTGGGCGGCATGCTGATTTTCCGGGGAATCCTCATCGGGATCAGCAAAGGGGAAACCGTCGCCCCCCTGAAGGAGAGTTTTCAGCGTATCGGCCAGAGTTACCTTCCCTATGCCGTCGGTTACATACTGGGTGGGATCGTCATCTTTCTCCTTTTTTTCCTGACCGCCCGCAAAAGAAAAAAGCGGCGGGAGTGGGGGCTGAAGCTGGAAAGTCCCGTTGTATCCTACGGCAAAATGGCGGGGTACTCCCTGCTGATCGTGGCCTTCGTCTACATGATGAACCGCTACCTGGGAATTCCCGTGCCCATCCTGTTTGTCTTCCTCCTGCTCCTGATCTTCGGTTTTGTTCTGAACCGAACCCGTTTCGGCCGGTATCTGTACGCCATCGGCGGAAACAGCGAGGCGGCCAAGTATTCCGGCATCAACGTCAAAAGGCATATATTTGCCGTCTTTGTCATCATGGGTTTGCTTTCATCTCTGGCCGGCCTGATTTTGACGGCCCGCCTCAACGCGGCGACGGTGGGGGCCGGTCAGATGTACGAGCTGGACGCCATCGCCGCCTGTGTGATCGGAGGGACCAGCCTCAAGGGAGGTACCGGAAGCGTGACCGGTTCCCTCATCGGGGCTTTGGTCATGGTCAGCCTGGACAACGGGATGAGCATGCTGGATATCGATGCCTTTTGGCAGTACATCGTCAAGGGACTCATTTTGATCTTGGCCGTCTGGTGGGACATTTCATCGGAAGCGGGGAGTGAGGGATCGTGAGTTTTTTGCTGGGGATCGACATCGGAACCTCGGGCACCAAAACCTGCCTGTTCCGTGAGGACGGGACGGTGATTTCATCGGCCCTTGCCGAATATCCGATGTACCAACCGAAGCCGGGATGGGCGGAGCAACATCCCGAGGACTGGTGGCAAGCGGTCAGGGATTCGGTGGGGCGGATTTTGGCCGAAACGGGCATTTCCGGGAAAGAGATCCGGGGCATCGGTCTGACCGGGCAGATGCACGGCTTGGTGCTGCTGGATCGGGAAGGGAAGGTACTTCGACCGGCCATCATCTGGTGCGATCAGCGGACCGAGGCACAGGCCAAGGGGATGGAGGAGCGGATCGGCAGGGAAAGGATCATTGAATACACGGCCAATCCGCCCCTCCCCAATTTTACCGCCGTGAAGCTGATGTGGGTGAAAGAGAGGGAGCCGGAGGTCTTTGAGCGGATCCACCGCGTTTTGTTGCCCAAGGATTACATTCGGTACAAACTGACCGGGGAATTCGCCACCGAGGTGTCGGACGCCTCGGGGACCTTGCTGTTGGACGTCGCCAATCGGTCGTGGTCCGGGGAGATGATTCGGCACCTCGGGATCCAGAGGGATTGGCTGCCTCGGCTGCACGAATCCCATGAAGTGACGGGAACGGTCCATGCCCAGGGATCCAAGGAGACCGGCCTCGCTGCGGGAACCCCCGTGGTCGGAGGCGGAGGGGATCAGGCGGCCGGCGCCGTGGGGAACGGCATCGTCCGGCCCGGGGTCGTATCCGCGGTGATCGGAACTTCCGGTGTGGTTTTCGCCTTTTCCGAGCAGGTGAAGGTGGATGCGGGAGGGCGGTTGCACACCTTTTGCCATGCGGTGCCTGGGAAATGGCATGTGATGGGAGTGACTCAGGCGGCTGGGGGATCGCTGCAGTGGTTTCGGAATCAGTTCGGTGATGCGGAAAGGAATGTCGCCGATCTGCTGAACAAGGATCCGTACGAATTGTTTTCGGAACAGGCGGCCCTGGTGGAGCCCGGCAGCGAAGGATTGATCTTTTTGCCGTATCTGATGGGTGAGAGGACGCCTCATCTGGATCCGGCCGCGAAGGGCGTCTTTTTCGGTATCACCTCAAGGCACCGAAAGAATCATTTTGTCCGTGCCGTCATGGAGGGAGTCGCCTACAGCCTGGCCGACAGTCTGTCGATCCTGAGGGAAATGGAGCTGAAGGTCTCGGAGGTCCGGGTGTCCGGAGGAGGAGCCCGGAGCCCCTTGTGGAGGCAGATCATCGCCGATGTCTTCGGACACGACGTATACAGCGTGCGGGCCAACGAGGGCCCCGCCTTCGGTGCGGCCCTGCTGGCCGGCGTGGGAACCGGGTTGTTTGCGAGCGTGGAAGAGGCTTGTGAGCAAACCATCCGGGTGGCCGAAAAATGTCGTCCCCTGGGGGAGAACCGGGCGGTGTACGACCGCTATTACCGGCTGTACCGAAAGCTGTATCAAGATTTGAAGGAAGACTTTCGGCTTGTTCACCGGCTGGTCGCCGACCATCATGGTGCCGAATAAAAGACAGGTTTTCCCCGGCTCTTGAAGGAAGTCTTCTTTCACTTCATTTCGGTTTCCATCAATTCTTTCACATAAAAGGAGTGGGGTTACATGACGGATCGTTTTCAGCCGAAACCGGAGGATCGTTTCACTTTCGGGCTCTGGACCGTTGGCAATCCGGGGAGGGATCCCTTCGGGGAACCGGTCCGCACTCCCTGGTCCCCCGTCGAAATTGCGAATGTGTTGGCGGAGGTCGGCGCCTACGGGGTCAATTTTCACGACAACGATCTGGTTCCGATCGACGCTTCCTTTGAGGAGAAGCGGAAGATCGTCAGCGATTTCCGCCGGGCGCTCGAAGAGACCGGTTTGAAGGTGCCGATGGCGACGGTGGACTTGTTCCGGAATCCCGTTTTTAAAGACGGGGCCTTCACGTCCAACGACCCGGAAGTCCGGGCTTACGCTATCCGGAAAACGATCGAAGCGATCGAACTGGGGGTGGAATTGGGCGCGGAAATCTTCGTCCTGTGGGGAGGACGGGAAGGCACCGAAGTGGATGCTTCCAAGGATCCCGTCACGGCGTTGAAGCGTCACCGGGAAGCGATCAACTATTTGTGCGACTACGTTTTGGATCGGGGATACCGCTTGAAGTTCGCATTGGAGGCCAAACCCAACGAGCCCCGCAGTGACCTCTATCTTCCCACGACGGGAGCCATGTTGGGTTATATCGACACCCTCGATCATCCGGAGATGGTGGGGGTCAATCCCGAGGTGGCCCATGAGCGGATGGCCGGGTTGAATGTGTATCACGCGGTCGCCCAGGCGTTGGAGCGCGGAAAGCTGCTCCACATCGATCTGAACGACCAGCAGATCGGTCGGTTTGACCAAGACTTGCGCTTCGGATCGGCGGACATCAAGGGCGCCTTTTTCCTGGTGAAGCTGTTGGAGGATTATCAGTATCAGGGTCCCCGTCACTTCGATGCCCATGCCTATCGGACGGAGGATCTTGAAGGAGTCAAGGATTTTGCCAAGGGATGCATGCGCACCTATCTGATTCTGAAGGAAAAAGTGAAGAGGTTCAATGAGGATCGAGAGATTCAGGATCTGTTGAAAAAGATCAATGCGGGGCGGGAGGTGGCCGGCTTTGAATTCCGGTATTCTCCCGAGGCCCATCGGTCCTTGATGGATTATGAGTTCAGCCGGGAGAAAATGGCTGAGAAATCCATGTACTATGAGCGGCTGGATCAGCTGACGATGGAGATCCTGCTGGGTGTCCGTTGATGCTGGGAAAGCCGTTGGCGGTTGCGCCGCTCGCGAAGTTGCCGCGTTTGCGCGCAACCGCTCAATTTTCTTCCGGTAGCCTTTGACGACAGGAGTGAAGCCATTGCCGGGCGTCATTTCCGATAAGGAACGTCTTTGGCAGGTTGTGTCCGAGGCGGTAGACCGAACCCCCGTGACGGACATGCACACCCATTTGTATGCTCCCGCCTTCGGCTGTCTGGGGTTGTGGGGCGTGGACCACCTGCTTACGTACCATTATCTGATCGCGGAAACGATGAGGCAGACGTCCCTATCCTATGAGGATTTCCGGGCCCTTGACCGAAAGGCGATGGCCGAGCATGTCTGGAGGACCCTTTTTGTCGAGCATTCCCCGTACAGCGAAGCGTGCCGGGGAGTGCTGACCACCCTGGGGCGGCTGGGGATGGATGTTTCCTCCCGGGATCTATCCACTTACCGGAAATGGTACGAAGGCCTGACGTACCGGCGGTTTGTCGATCTGGTATTTTCCGTCGCCAAGGTCAAAACCGCCGTAATGACCAATGACCCCTTCGATCCCGAAGAACGGGAGCTGTGGCTGAAAAAGGGGGATGAGCTGAAAAAGGACCCGCGCTTTCGCTCTTCCCTGCGTATTGATCCGCTGCTTTACGATTGGAAGAACCAATACCGGGTGTTGCGGGAGCTGGGATATGACGTGGGGCCGGAGTTTTCTCCGGGAAATCGTCGGACCGTGGAGGAAACCCTTCGATTTTTGGTCGACTGGGGACGCAGGATGGATGCCCTCTATCTGGCGGCTTCCTTTCCTCCGGATTTTGATTATCCGTCGAATTCCACGGCATCCGACCTGCTGGATCACTGCGTTCTGGAGGCCTGCAGCCGGCTGAACATTCCCTTCGCGATGATGATCGGGGTGAAGAGGAGGGTGAACCCGTCCCTCGGTCTCGCCGGCGACATGGTTGGGAGGGCGAGGGTGGAGGCGGTGGAGCGGATCTGTGCCCGACATCCGGATCGGCGCTTTTTCGTGACGATGTTGTCCCGGGAAAACCAGCACGAGCTGACGGTGCTCGCCAGGAAATTTCGCAATTTGATGGTTTTCGGCTGCTGGTGGTTTTTGAACAATCCTTCCCTGGTGGAGGAGATCACCGAAATGCGGTGTGAAATGCTGGGCACCGCCTTCATTCCCCAGCATTCGGATGCGAGGGTGTTGGATCAGCTGATCTATAAATGGGATCATTCCCGCCGGGTGATCGCCCGGGTGCTCTACCGAAAGTACGAGACGCTGTTCGATACCGGCTGGCGATTGACAACAAACGAGATTGAACGGGACGTGAGCGACTTGCTGGATAGAAACTTCTGGAATTTCGTAAAGGGAATGTGAAAGGAAGGGGGATCAGTATAGAACAATCCGTTTCGGTTTCGATATGGAAATGGGACGGCCGCCCGGGGAGAATGTTTTTGGCGGACTGGGGTCCCTGGGCCGGTGTTTCCACCCATTGCGGGAGGGGTTGGATCCCGACGGGCGCTTCGGTCAACATGTGCGGGTCCTGAAAAATATTTGGAGACCGTGCTGGTGAAGGGGGCTTGTCTCTTCGAAGACGGGGGCCGAAAGATATCCCCCGCCGGCAGCCATTCCTGGTTGATCAAAATCTTCCTTTGCCAGTCTGTCGCCCGTCACATTCTGGGGGTCAAAGGGGAAGAGGCGGGCGCTTGAGGAGAAGGGGGGATTTCATGGACTCTCGCCGGGTTGAAAAGAAGGGCAGGGAATCTGATCCGTGCTGGCTTCGCTATGAACGGATTGAAGACGAAGCGTTGGCGGATCAGTATCGGCAGTGGTGCAAAAAACTGGTGGTTTGCGGAAGCTCCCCGATTCTCGATTCCGCCAGGGAGGAGCTGGTGGCGGGGATTTCCTCGATGCTCGGCATCTCGCCGACCCTCTCCCGTGATCCCCAAGTCTCCCCGTCGTTGGTGATGGCCGCGCCCTCGGAGGGGCGGAACTGGGTGGACCGGCGGTCGTGGGAGGAGATGGGCGAGGAAGGATATCTCTTGAAAACCGCGCATCGCGAGGGAGGTGCATCCCTCCTCCTCCTCGGGAAGTCTGACAGGGGCGTGCTTTATGGGGTTTTCCATCTTCTGCGGCTGATGCAGATCGGCCGGCCCCTTCATTCCCTTGAGATCGTCGAAAATCCGGGAAACCGGCTGAGGATGATCAACCATTGGGATAATCTCGACGGAAGCGTTGAGCGCGGTTATGCGGGCAAATCGATCTTCTATCATGGGGGGCGGATCGCCCGCCGGCTGGATCGCGTCAGGGATTACGCCCGGCTCCTCGCTTCCACGGGGATCAACGCGATTTCCATCAACAATGTGAATGTGGGGCGGGAAGAATGCAGGTTGATCACCGGTTCCCTGCTGCCGGACGTGGCCCGGTTGGCGGACGTGTTTCGGGCTTACGGAATCCGGATGTTTCTCAGCGTCAATTTTGCCAGCCCCATGTGGATCGGCGGACTTCCCACCGCCGATCCGTTGGATCCGGAGGTTCGGCGGTGGTGGCGGGAAAGGACGGAAGAGATTTATCGGCACATCCCCGATTTCGGCGGATTTGTGGTCAAGGCCGACTCGGAACATCAGCCGGGTCCGCTTACTTATGGCCGGGATCACGCGGAAGGGGCCAACATGCTTGCCGAAGCCCTCAGGCCCCACGGAGGGCTGGTCGTTTGGAGGTGTTTCGTCTACAATTTCCAGGATTGGCGCGACCGGTCCACGGATCGGGCCAGGGCTGCCTACGATCATTTCAAACCCCTTGACGGTCGATTTGCCGACAACGTTGTGCTTCAGATCAAAAACGGGCCTATGGATTTTCAGGTTCGCGAACCCGTTTCCCCGCTTTTCGGCGCCATGGAAAGGACGAACCAGATGCTGGAGCTCCAGATTACGCAGGAGTACACCGGACAGCAAAAGGATTTGTGCTTCCTGGTGCCCCAGTGGAAGGAGGTTTTGGATTTTGACACCCATGCCGAAGGAAAGGGGTCGACGGTGAAGGCCGTCGTCGGGGGCCAGGTGTTTCCGTTCCGCTACAGCGGAATCGCCGGGGTGTCCAACGTGGGGGATGACCGAAACTGGACGGGACACACCCTGGCTCAGGCCAATTTGTACGGATTCGGCCGGCTTGCTTGGAATCCCGATCTTTCGGCGGAGGAGATCGCCGAGGAGTGGGTGCGCCTCAGCTTCGGGCACGATCCGCGGGTGGTGCAGACCATCCGCGACATGCTTCTGGAATCCTGGCGGGTCTACGAATCTTACACCGCCCCTCTGGGAATCGGATGGATGGTCAAGCCGGGGCACCATTACGGCCCGGATGTGGACGGATACGAGTATTCCTACTGGGGAACTTATCACTACGCCGATCATCGGGGGATCGGGGTCGATAGAACCGTGAAAACGGGAACCGGTTTTACTGGGCAGTATTTTTCGCCGAACCGCGAAAGGTATGAGTCTCTCGAAACCTGTCCGGATGAACTGCTATTGTTTTTTCATCATGTGCCCTACACCCATCGTCTGAAATCCGGAGAAACCGTGATCCAACACATTTACAACACTCATTTTGAAGGGGTCGAGCGGGTGGAAGACTTCATTCGGCGATGGACCCGTTTAAAAGGGAAGATCGATGAGGAAAGATATGAGCACGTGCTGTCGAAACTTCAGGAGCAACTGGCAAACGCCCGGGAGTGGCGGGACGTCATCAATGCATATTTTTTCAGAAAATCGGGAATTCCCGATGAAAAGGGCCGTAAGATTTATTGATATCCTTGACTGGACATCGGAGGAATGGAAAAGTGCGCATGGTTTTTCGCTGGTTCGGAGCGGGAAACGATACGGTCACCCTGAAGCAGATCCGTCAAATTCCCGGTGTCGAAGGAATCGTTTGGGCGCTTCACCGGATCCCTACCGGTGAAGAGTGGCCGATGGATGAGATCAGCATGGTAAAAAGGCAAGCGGCTGAATACGGCCTGCATGCCGAAGTGGTGGAGAGTCTGAACGTCCACGAGGATATCAAGCTGGGGCTTCCCTCCCGTGACAGGTATATCGAAAACTATCAAAAAACGATGGAGAAGCTGGCGGCCGTCGGTGTAAAGGTGATCTGCTACAATTTCATGGCGGCCTTTGACTGGATTCGCACCGATTTCTACAAGGAATTGGAGGACGGGTCCCGGGCGATGTTTTATGAGCATGAGAAGATCGACCGCATGGATCCGCGGGAACTGGCCGACATGTATTCCCGGGAGTACACGCTACCGGGATGGGATTCGAACCGGTCGAGGGAACAGCTCGTCGACTTGATCGAGCGGTATCGCCAACTGACGGAAGAGGCGCTCTGGGACAACCTCCGCTATTTTCTGGAGGCGATCATTCCGGTGGCGGAAAAGCTCGGAATCCGGATGGCCATCCATCCCGACGATCCGCCCTGGAGCGTGTTCGGGCTGCCCCGCATCATGAAAAACCGGGAGGACCTTCGCAGGCTGATTCGTCTGGTGGACAGCCCCTGCAACGGCATCACCCTTTGCAGCGGGGCCTTGGGTGCCGATCCCAACAACGATGTGGCCGGGATGGTGAGGGAGTTTTCAGACCGCATCCCCTTTGCCCACATCCGGAATGTGAAGGTTTACAAGGATGGTGATTTTATTGAAACCTCCCACCGGGACGGCTCCCTCGATCTTTATGAGATCGTCGAGGCCTATCACGACTGCGGTTTTAAGGGCTACGTCCGGCCGGACCACGGCAGGCAGATCTGGGAGGAGGAGAGCCGTCCCGGTTACGGGTTGTACGACAGGGCCCTCGGCATCATGTATCTATGGGGATTATGGGATGCCTTGGAAAAGGCGGGGAAGCGGTGACCAAGGGGGGATTTTTCCCCTGGAGCGGCTTTTTCGGACAGCCGCGGAATGAAGACTTGATCTTACTGCGATAGGGGAGGGTGAAACGTGCTGCCGATCCATCCCGGATTGAAGGGCAAGGTGGCGGTCATTACCGGCGGGGGAGGCGTTTTGTGCGGTTGCATGGCGGAAGAGCTGGCCAGACAAGGCATGAAAGTGGCGATTCTGAACCGGACGTACGAAAAGGCGGTTCGGGTGGCCGGGCGAATCCGGGATGCCGGCGGAGAAGCTTTGCCAGTCCAGTGTGATGT
This is a stretch of genomic DNA from Planifilum fimeticola. It encodes these proteins:
- a CDS encoding ROK family transcriptional regulator, whose product is MPVTGDQSLIKKINQSIVLEMIRNHCPISRAQIAELTGLTKGTVSTIVNDLMKDNLVYEIGPGRSSGGRRPVMLMFNKAAGYSIGVDLGVNYLLTVLTDLQGNIVLEQTSLYQDLSYDEILSLLKKDLRTIIDQAPSSTYGIIGIGIGIPGIVGNDGTVLFTPNLGWKDVDLKGVINNEFQVPVWIDNEANTGALGEKLYGAGREASDLVYVSVGIGIGTGIVLNGELYKGISGFSGEIGHTTIEVNGKKCRCGNKGCWELYASEHALLSQAKSLPMFRGGDNREIDLESLIRLADEGHTEVINLFNQIGEYLGIGIMNIALSFNPELVIIGNRLSKAQQWIVNPVKKVLSNRLMPYHREKLRVEFSNLGVYSSALGASSLAISNFFSDSKVTLE
- the xylF gene encoding D-xylose ABC transporter substrate-binding protein, which encodes MSGRLSRAWVIFAAAALLLLLSACGQDVGSDAGDDKITIGMSIDDLRLERWQKDRDFFIQKAEELGAEVIVQSANGDDAKQLAQIENMLSKDLDVLVIIPHSSDAMASAVNLANQEQVPVIAYDRMINNSDVDLYISYDNVRVGELQAQYLVEKVPEGNYFLLGGSPTDNNAKLFREGQMKVLKPLVDKGDIQIVGDQWAKDWQADEALKIMENALTANKNKIDAVVASNDSTAGGAVEALAAQNLAGKVAISGQDADLAACQRIVEGKQTMTVYKPIRELAFKAAEAAVRLARQEKIETTDTVNNGKKDVPALLLSPIAVDRENMMETIIKDGFHSFDDVYKNVPEAERPKRN
- a CDS encoding xylose ABC transporter ATP-binding protein, giving the protein MEGITKKFPGTRALDGVSFAVKKGTIHALLGENGAGKSTLMKILSGVYPAGSYEGKIRINGEEKRFQTPRDAEAAGIAVIHQEFSLVGELTVSENIFLGAEPCRYGVIDREALYVRTKKWMDFLGLDLDPEAKVGGLGIGQQQLIEIAKALSKNGDILILDEPTSALADEEVRRLMGILKDLCEKGVTCIYISHKLNEVMELADAVTVLRDGKVVGTSSIEALSEEKIISMMVGRKVGALYPQREGVAGETILEVRNYTVYHPVHREKKVVHDVSFALRKGEVLGFAGLVGAGRTELFSGIFGAYGGKAEGTVLLEGRELTLRHPGEAIRHGIVYLSEDRKRYGLFLGMDIKKNFSMASLDRLVKCGIVDEERELREAEEQASRMRVKMADIEMRIKGLSGGNQQKVLLGKSLMTHPKVLILDEPTRGVDIGAKADIYQIIDELSREGVAVVLISSDLPEVIGMSDRVLVMAGGRLVGEFTRKEATQEKIMACVTGGGTFA
- a CDS encoding sugar ABC transporter permease, translated to MRKALSFDIRAYSLIIALAFIALLFTVLTDGDFLSSRNLSNLFRQMSVISILAIGMTLVIITGHIDLSVGSLVGLAGGMAAILQVWYGWDTAAVLLLTLLAGLLLGGWQGWWVAYRGVPSFIVTLGGMLIFRGILIGISKGETVAPLKESFQRIGQSYLPYAVGYILGGIVIFLLFFLTARKRKKRREWGLKLESPVVSYGKMAGYSLLIVAFVYMMNRYLGIPVPILFVFLLLLIFGFVLNRTRFGRYLYAIGGNSEAAKYSGINVKRHIFAVFVIMGLLSSLAGLILTARLNAATVGAGQMYELDAIAACVIGGTSLKGGTGSVTGSLIGALVMVSLDNGMSMLDIDAFWQYIVKGLILILAVWWDISSEAGSEGS
- the xylB gene encoding xylulokinase, which produces MSFLLGIDIGTSGTKTCLFREDGTVISSALAEYPMYQPKPGWAEQHPEDWWQAVRDSVGRILAETGISGKEIRGIGLTGQMHGLVLLDREGKVLRPAIIWCDQRTEAQAKGMEERIGRERIIEYTANPPLPNFTAVKLMWVKEREPEVFERIHRVLLPKDYIRYKLTGEFATEVSDASGTLLLDVANRSWSGEMIRHLGIQRDWLPRLHESHEVTGTVHAQGSKETGLAAGTPVVGGGGDQAAGAVGNGIVRPGVVSAVIGTSGVVFAFSEQVKVDAGGRLHTFCHAVPGKWHVMGVTQAAGGSLQWFRNQFGDAERNVADLLNKDPYELFSEQAALVEPGSEGLIFLPYLMGERTPHLDPAAKGVFFGITSRHRKNHFVRAVMEGVAYSLADSLSILREMELKVSEVRVSGGGARSPLWRQIIADVFGHDVYSVRANEGPAFGAALLAGVGTGLFASVEEACEQTIRVAEKCRPLGENRAVYDRYYRLYRKLYQDLKEDFRLVHRLVADHHGAE